Genomic DNA from Marnyiella aurantia:
CGCGTACGCTATGCGAAAGGCGTTATGGCGCCGAAAGGCCACATGTACTTTCCCACGGACATTCCGGCCACGCTGGAGCTGGAAAAAGCCATTGTAAAAGGGATTAAGGATACCTGCGACAAAATGCTCGCACCGGTTCCCATCATCGGCGTAAAGGCCATTCGTTGGGTGGCGCGCAGTATCCCGAAATGGGCCGACAAAAAAGGTGCGAAAACCACGAATCACTATTTAGGTCAGCTAATCCGTATGCAGGAGGAGATCGGTACCGGCGGCGGCGGGTTCCGTTACATTTACGGCGCCTTTCTGGCGGAAGCGGCCGATGTTTTAAAGAAACCTGAACTGAAAGAACTGTCGAAGGAAATAACCGACATTGGTGACCTGTGGCGTGATTTCGCGGTAGATATTGCCCGCGTGTACAAAAACCGCAACAGCAAATCCGACATCTATAACAACCTGTCCCAGGCCATGCTGCATATAGCGGATTTGGAGGAGGCTTTTTTCAGGAAGTTGAGGGAGGTGGTGAGATAAATATTTACCTGAAATCAGTAAGAAAATAAAGGGATAGATGAAAAATCCGCAATACCTTATTTAATGTGGCCACA
This window encodes:
- a CDS encoding BtrH N-terminal domain-containing protein, producing the protein MNDTTKLNFTHHQTAHCENGVASNLLKDKGLNLSEPMIFGIGSGLYFVYLPFLKVNFAPGFSYRPMPGAIFSKAAKRLGIKIKRQRFSNPKEAQAALERNLQNEIPTGLQVGVFHLTYFPEEYKFHFNAHNLVVFGKEGDRFLISDPVMNETTTLTEKELERVRYAKGVMAPKGHMYFPTDIPATLELEKAIVKGIKDTCDKMLAPVPIIGVKAIRWVARSIPKWADKKGAKTTNHYLGQLIRMQEEIGTGGGGFRYIYGAFLAEAADVLKKPELKELSKEITDIGDLWRDFAVDIARVYKNRNSKSDIYNNLSQAMLHIADLEEAFFRKLREVVR